In a single window of the Acidobacteriota bacterium genome:
- a CDS encoding transposase, with protein MNNLSYKPEYHRRLPHLQPSGATFFVTFRLIDSIPQIVIKRWKIERQALNRLLDHLSPDEGQKVSLEFARKRFVDLEHLLDTATTGEAWLKDQRLAQQVCRFLQNKDGEQYRLDAYCVMSNHVHALLMPLSDNKASAPPHSLQKIFHAIKRLSAMECNRLLQRAGAFWEEESFDHYCRDHEEWIRILHYILNNPVKAGMVSKWRDYPFTYCSEMALEFVTA; from the coding sequence ATGAACAATCTCAGTTACAAGCCGGAATATCATAGGCGGTTGCCGCATTTGCAGCCATCTGGGGCGACTTTCTTTGTCACCTTTCGCTTAATAGATTCCATTCCACAAATCGTCATTAAGCGTTGGAAAATCGAACGACAAGCTTTAAATCGCCTATTGGATCACCTGTCACCTGATGAGGGACAAAAGGTTTCTCTGGAATTTGCTCGAAAAAGGTTTGTAGATTTGGAACACTTGCTGGATACGGCAACTACCGGGGAGGCGTGGTTGAAAGATCAACGCTTGGCACAACAAGTTTGCCGCTTTCTTCAAAACAAAGACGGAGAGCAATACCGACTGGACGCCTACTGTGTCATGTCCAACCACGTTCACGCCTTGTTAATGCCTCTATCCGATAACAAAGCCAGCGCACCGCCTCACTCTCTGCAAAAGATTTTTCACGCCATCAAACGTCTTTCAGCAATGGAATGTAACAGGCTTTTGCAACGGGCAGGCGCATTTTGGGAAGAAGAAAGTTTTGATCATTACTGCCGCGATCATGAAGAATGGATCCGCATTCTTCATTACATATTAAACAATCCAGTCAAGGCAGGAATGGTTTCTAAATGGCGCGACTACCCTTTCACCTATTGCAGTGAAATGGCCCTTGAATTTGTAACGGCTTAA
- a CDS encoding response regulator, whose translation MPDSVLFDRVLIADDDRDARVLWTAVAEAENLKVTEAEDGRQAIEILTQDGGFNLVILDVNMPFVEGYEVLRHMRQDDRLKDIPVIISTADRTTRGLTGVPVDDKTSFINKASGLDNMRRGIAAALSRQ comes from the coding sequence ATGCCCGATAGTGTGTTGTTCGATCGAGTGTTGATTGCCGATGACGACCGCGATGCTCGCGTTTTATGGACGGCAGTGGCCGAAGCGGAAAATCTGAAAGTCACGGAAGCGGAGGACGGTCGGCAGGCAATTGAAATTTTAACTCAGGATGGAGGATTCAATCTGGTCATTTTGGACGTCAACATGCCCTTTGTAGAAGGATATGAAGTGTTGCGACACATGCGCCAGGACGACCGGTTAAAGGATATTCCCGTCATCATCTCTACGGCTGATCGGACGACTCGTGGATTGACCGGCGTACCGGTGGACGACAAAACTTCTTTTATTAACAAAGCTTCTGGTTTGGATAATATGCGACGCGGAATCGCCGCTGCGTTGAGCAGACAGTAG
- a CDS encoding protein phosphatase 2C domain-containing protein: MAELPTINLALYAQTDVGMVRSGNEDNFLILDLSTGKSWTANDEEPQELLTYTQGYYGTLLAVSDGMGGALAGEVASRMAVETVRDRMLQLQAHDAYGKMPFHERMRLAVEEANLIIHADGQTNQMHRGLGATFTSVAINGDHLYFAQVGDSRAYLIRQGQIYRVTKDQSLVQQLIDAGQITEEEAETHSYRNVILQALGAHNNVNVEINAVQLCQLDTLLICSDGLSGKMNAAQIAQIVNEASDFKSACQSLINLANERGGEDNITVIIAQFSGSGLPMPNGIIEPKSLARSPDTPTEINWSSGATTDPLENPLDKQAAPSTNDGANRKTEPLPPPPKQATPFTAPLFKPSEERKRTNDLSDRVEPITAVFAVEDLQSDGQNFAEQTHSQATAPLSGRNTKPLATVATQPVEPVHAVRVSVSDSSTNNTVHADGGTGRKGKNTSKFNLLIFLVLLIAAGAGVTFLTISYFRDQKAEQKKISEQQEELQKEKQGSVDLVRNKITILKNKLVTPNKPSIEGKLEYWRNMLNEFEQKLDELNDKSPEEVKKVCSDIEGEIQKIDDEFNKAQGLLRPSKFNREPVRL, encoded by the coding sequence ATGGCCGAGCTTCCAACCATCAACTTAGCTCTCTATGCCCAAACCGATGTAGGGATGGTGCGTAGCGGCAACGAGGATAATTTTCTTATTCTCGATCTCTCGACTGGTAAAAGCTGGACAGCTAACGATGAAGAGCCACAAGAACTTCTCACTTATACGCAAGGGTATTATGGCACTTTGTTGGCGGTTTCAGATGGCATGGGCGGCGCTTTAGCTGGGGAAGTTGCCTCGCGAATGGCGGTCGAAACTGTGCGTGACCGAATGTTGCAGCTTCAAGCGCATGATGCATACGGAAAAATGCCCTTTCATGAGCGTATGCGTTTGGCCGTTGAGGAAGCGAATCTGATCATTCACGCCGACGGACAAACAAATCAAATGCACCGCGGTTTAGGGGCAACATTTACTTCAGTTGCGATAAACGGCGATCACCTTTATTTCGCCCAGGTTGGAGATAGCCGCGCGTACCTGATTCGACAAGGCCAGATTTACCGCGTCACAAAAGATCAGTCCCTTGTTCAGCAACTCATTGATGCGGGGCAGATTACCGAAGAAGAAGCCGAGACACATAGTTACCGCAATGTCATTCTTCAAGCCTTGGGTGCACACAATAATGTCAACGTTGAAATCAATGCAGTTCAGCTTTGCCAACTGGACACACTTCTGATTTGCAGCGACGGATTGTCCGGGAAGATGAACGCAGCCCAGATTGCTCAAATTGTCAATGAAGCGAGTGATTTTAAGTCGGCCTGTCAATCCCTGATAAATTTGGCGAATGAGCGTGGCGGGGAAGACAACATTACAGTCATCATTGCGCAGTTTTCTGGATCGGGATTGCCCATGCCGAATGGGATAATTGAACCAAAGAGCCTGGCCCGTTCTCCGGATACCCCGACTGAGATCAATTGGTCATCCGGGGCGACAACTGATCCTTTGGAGAATCCTTTAGATAAACAGGCGGCGCCATCAACAAATGATGGCGCCAACAGGAAAACTGAGCCACTACCACCCCCGCCAAAGCAAGCTACGCCATTTACTGCTCCGCTTTTTAAGCCTTCCGAAGAGCGTAAACGAACCAACGACTTATCAGATCGTGTAGAACCGATAACCGCTGTCTTTGCCGTCGAGGACCTCCAATCGGATGGGCAAAACTTTGCTGAGCAAACACACTCCCAAGCGACTGCTCCTCTTAGCGGAAGGAACACCAAGCCTTTGGCAACAGTAGCAACACAGCCGGTTGAGCCGGTGCACGCTGTGCGCGTATCGGTGTCTGATTCTTCAACGAATAATACGGTTCATGCCGATGGCGGTACTGGCAGAAAAGGCAAGAACACATCCAAATTTAACCTTTTGATCTTTTTGGTCCTGCTGATCGCAGCAGGGGCTGGGGTAACTTTTTTGACGATTTCTTACTTCAGGGATCAAAAAGCAGAACAAAAAAAAATCAGTGAGCAACAGGAAGAGCTTCAGAAAGAGAAGCAAGGTAGCGTTGATCTGGTGAGAAATAAAATCACGATTTTGAAAAATAAATTGGTGACGCCGAACAAGCCATCCATTGAAGGAAAGTTAGAGTATTGGCGCAATATGTTGAATGAGTTTGAGCAAAAGCTCGATGAACTGAATGACAAATCTCCGGAAGAGGTCAAAAAGGTTTGTTCTGATATTGAAGGCGAGATTCAAAAAATTGACGATGAATTCAATAAGGCTCAGGGATTGCTTCGCCCAAGCAAGTTCAATCGCGAGCCGGTGAGATTATAG
- a CDS encoding NYN domain-containing protein, with product MYLIDGNNVIGQRGKGYEDWFSDKPASRRRLLHDLAQLARVKKLRLTVVFDGAPDATFPDGASFRGVKVFYARQNSDADTRIVEMAEAERNKKNLTVVTSDGKLTARVRVCGVKVMRSGEFRQMMEDAVDTASGNDRIVAEEETDEWMRYFGVDESDGE from the coding sequence ATGTACCTGATTGACGGCAACAACGTCATTGGCCAGCGCGGCAAAGGCTACGAAGATTGGTTTAGTGATAAGCCTGCTTCGCGCCGCCGGTTGCTGCATGATCTGGCGCAACTGGCACGCGTGAAAAAGCTGCGATTGACAGTGGTGTTTGACGGTGCGCCAGATGCAACGTTTCCAGACGGAGCCAGCTTTCGTGGCGTCAAGGTGTTTTACGCCCGCCAGAATTCGGATGCAGACACTCGCATCGTCGAAATGGCCGAAGCTGAACGTAACAAGAAGAACCTGACGGTGGTGACTTCGGACGGTAAGCTGACGGCGCGCGTGCGCGTTTGCGGCGTGAAAGTTATGCGTTCCGGGGAGTTTCGCCAAATGATGGAAGATGCCGTTGACACCGCGAGCGGCAATGACCGCATCGTTGCCGAAGAGGAAACTGATGAATGGATGCGTTACTTTGGTGTAGATGAATCCGACGGCGAATGA
- a CDS encoding S8 family serine peptidase: protein MSANPQIFHDGEYHILPTPLRVGADERFSGRNVTMAFLDSGFYPHPDLAEPRNRILRYVNIANPSFDEREFKEPNDSSWHGMMTSVVAAGNGHLSGGVYRGLACEASLVLVKVGSANRIVHEDIQRGLEWVIEHRAEHNIRIVNLSCGGDYEASYLTDGLSHAAERAVRDGIVVVCAAGNSGGGDNHAVLPPASAPSVITVGGFNDKNTLELGDNAAYHSSYGPTIDGLQKPEMVAPSIWLAAPILPGTPTAAEARLYDMLQDSPDSELRELLKANSGVDAQLDAASDLPVYLIRQLVSIKLHDANVISGSYKHVDGTSFAAPIVSSVVAQMLEANPRLTPQQVKRILIDTAIRLESVSVDRQGWGTIIPSRAVERALQFQ, encoded by the coding sequence ATGTCAGCCAATCCCCAAATTTTTCACGACGGTGAATACCACATTTTGCCAACACCGTTGCGCGTCGGAGCCGACGAACGATTTTCGGGGCGCAACGTGACAATGGCATTTCTGGATTCGGGGTTTTATCCCCACCCGGATCTGGCTGAGCCTCGCAATCGGATTTTGCGCTACGTCAACATTGCCAACCCGAGTTTTGACGAACGGGAATTCAAAGAACCGAACGATTCCAGTTGGCACGGGATGATGACTTCTGTTGTTGCTGCCGGAAACGGCCATCTTTCCGGCGGCGTGTATCGTGGGTTGGCTTGCGAAGCCAGTTTGGTGCTGGTCAAAGTGGGTTCAGCCAATCGCATCGTTCACGAAGATATTCAGCGCGGTTTGGAATGGGTGATCGAACACCGCGCCGAACACAACATTCGTATTGTCAACCTCTCTTGCGGTGGAGATTACGAAGCTTCATACCTGACGGACGGATTGTCGCATGCCGCTGAGCGCGCCGTTCGTGATGGAATTGTCGTGGTTTGCGCGGCCGGTAATTCGGGCGGCGGTGACAATCACGCCGTTCTGCCACCAGCTTCAGCGCCTTCGGTCATCACCGTTGGAGGCTTCAATGACAAGAACACGCTTGAGCTTGGCGATAACGCGGCGTATCACTCTTCTTACGGGCCGACAATTGATGGATTGCAAAAACCGGAGATGGTCGCGCCGAGCATCTGGCTGGCTGCGCCGATTTTGCCCGGAACTCCGACGGCGGCGGAAGCCAGGCTGTACGATATGTTGCAGGATTCGCCGGACAGCGAACTCCGCGAACTGTTGAAAGCCAATTCGGGCGTTGACGCGCAACTGGATGCCGCCAGCGATTTGCCCGTCTATCTGATTCGCCAACTGGTTTCGATCAAGCTTCATGACGCCAACGTCATCAGCGGCAGTTACAAACATGTTGATGGAACCAGCTTTGCCGCGCCCATCGTTTCTTCCGTCGTTGCCCAAATGCTCGAAGCCAATCCGCGTTTGACTCCGCAGCAAGTCAAACGAATCCTGATTGATACCGCCATCCGATTGGAAAGCGTGTCGGTGGATCGGCAAGGTTGGGGAACGATCATTCCTTCGCGAGCGGTCGAGCGGGCGTTACAATTTCAATGA
- a CDS encoding metallophosphoesterase: MKNSVITRFRQRRALNPQTRQRTRWLQAFSNLLQRALLEPRQFEITHQRILLPKLPSEFHGFRIVQLSDIHHSPFLSESEIAQAVSYANELKADLTVLTGDYISHSTDYIPGCARALGGLQSPHGVFAVLGNHDHWTDGPAMQSAFTDQGIRVLINENIRIELGNAGIRLLGVDDLMVGRDDLPAAMVDTSDDEIRILLCHNPRIIREAARAEIDLVLSGHTHGGQINWRLLTGRKDSKTYRWLRRPSRRLTRGHAQLGATQLYVNRGLGTVIAPLRYGCPPEITLLELVKA, encoded by the coding sequence ATGAAAAATTCTGTCATCACGCGCTTCAGACAACGACGTGCGCTCAATCCGCAAACTCGCCAGAGAACGCGTTGGTTGCAGGCATTTTCCAATTTACTGCAACGGGCGCTGCTGGAACCTCGCCAGTTCGAGATCACCCATCAACGCATTTTGCTGCCCAAATTGCCAAGTGAATTTCATGGGTTTCGCATCGTGCAGTTGTCCGACATCCACCACAGCCCGTTTTTGAGCGAATCGGAAATCGCTCAAGCTGTCAGTTACGCCAATGAACTCAAAGCCGACCTAACAGTTTTGACCGGCGATTATATTTCTCATTCGACAGACTACATTCCCGGTTGCGCTCGCGCGCTCGGTGGCTTGCAATCGCCGCACGGCGTTTTCGCCGTGTTGGGAAATCACGATCACTGGACGGACGGCCCGGCAATGCAATCAGCGTTTACCGATCAAGGCATACGCGTTCTGATCAACGAAAACATACGAATCGAACTTGGCAATGCCGGCATTCGCCTGCTCGGCGTAGATGATTTGATGGTTGGTCGTGACGATTTGCCAGCGGCAATGGTTGATACCTCCGACGATGAAATTCGTATCCTACTTTGCCACAATCCACGAATCATACGCGAAGCTGCACGCGCCGAAATTGACCTGGTGCTTTCCGGCCACACCCACGGAGGGCAAATCAACTGGCGATTGCTGACCGGTCGCAAAGATTCGAAAACGTATCGCTGGTTGCGCCGTCCAAGTCGCCGATTGACACGCGGACATGCGCAACTCGGCGCAACACAACTGTATGTCAATCGTGGTTTGGGAACCGTCATTGCGCCGCTGCGTTACGGTTGTCCGCCCGAAATCACCTTGCTCGAACTGGTCAAGGCTTAA
- a CDS encoding sigma-54-dependent Fis family transcriptional regulator — protein sequence MKSDNKILVVDDEPSITDGLRLLLSAEGYNVEIASNFGSAHASLERQIPDLVITDLQLPDDRQGGLSLLRMVKEKSPDTEVIIITGHATVSEAVEATKSGAFFFVEKPFEPEQILLLVDKAIERQRLVTESESLRKHFQKQEFSNIIGGSKAMQMIYETIASVAKSDANVLIIGESGTGKELIANAIHFNSLRSASEFVKVNCSALPKELIEAELFGYVKGAFTGAIQNRTGLVAQAKGGSLMLDEVGEMPIELQPKLLRVLEERRFRPVGSTETFEADFRLICATNREPREAIKEGLMREDLFYRISTITINVPPLRERAEDLQLLTDFFFQKFKDKYSRPLQGFTQSAYHRIFAHRWPGNVRELQNAIERAVLLAKGSRVEPEDLPFGEQSLEDSPQAFYIPPEMTLEEIERVAIEQTLKRTKGNKQAAAQVLGIYRPRLYSKIRKYRIQIPRESKKRDKKSDENSDNHQ from the coding sequence TTGAAAAGTGACAACAAAATCCTAGTCGTAGACGACGAACCTTCGATAACAGATGGCCTGCGCCTGCTTCTCAGCGCCGAGGGATACAACGTAGAAATTGCTTCCAATTTTGGCAGCGCCCATGCTTCATTGGAGCGTCAGATTCCAGACCTGGTGATTACAGATCTGCAATTGCCGGATGATAGGCAAGGCGGATTGTCTTTATTACGCATGGTCAAGGAAAAATCGCCCGACACTGAGGTCATCATCATCACCGGTCATGCCACCGTTTCGGAAGCGGTTGAAGCGACGAAATCGGGGGCGTTTTTCTTCGTTGAAAAACCGTTTGAACCTGAACAGATCCTGCTGTTGGTTGACAAAGCCATTGAGCGCCAGCGATTGGTCACCGAATCTGAAAGCCTGAGAAAGCATTTTCAGAAACAGGAGTTTTCCAACATCATCGGCGGATCGAAAGCGATGCAGATGATTTACGAAACCATCGCCAGCGTTGCCAAAAGTGATGCCAACGTGTTGATCATCGGGGAATCCGGAACGGGCAAAGAGCTAATTGCCAACGCCATTCACTTCAATTCGCTGCGTTCAGCCAGCGAATTTGTCAAAGTGAATTGCTCTGCGTTGCCGAAAGAATTGATCGAAGCCGAACTCTTCGGCTATGTAAAGGGCGCTTTCACCGGCGCGATTCAAAACCGCACCGGCCTGGTCGCTCAGGCAAAAGGCGGCAGCTTGATGCTTGACGAAGTTGGTGAGATGCCCATCGAGTTACAGCCAAAACTATTACGTGTTTTGGAAGAGCGTCGTTTTCGCCCGGTCGGTTCCACGGAAACCTTTGAAGCCGACTTCCGGCTTATTTGCGCCACCAACCGCGAACCGCGCGAAGCGATCAAGGAAGGATTGATGCGCGAAGATTTGTTTTACCGAATTTCGACGATTACGATTAACGTGCCTCCCTTGCGGGAACGCGCCGAAGATTTGCAACTGCTGACGGATTTTTTCTTCCAGAAGTTCAAGGATAAATACAGCCGCCCGCTGCAGGGATTTACTCAGAGCGCCTACCATCGAATCTTTGCGCATCGCTGGCCGGGAAACGTTCGAGAACTGCAAAACGCCATTGAACGCGCAGTGTTATTGGCCAAAGGTTCGCGCGTCGAACCGGAGGATTTGCCTTTTGGCGAACAGTCTTTGGAAGATTCCCCGCAGGCGTTTTATATTCCACCTGAAATGACGCTGGAAGAAATTGAACGCGTCGCAATTGAACAGACGCTCAAACGCACGAAAGGCAATAAACAAGCGGCGGCTCAGGTGTTGGGGATTTACCGTCCTCGCTTATATAGCAAGATCCGCAAATATCGAATCCAGATTCCACGGGAATCCAAAAAACGTGACAAGAAATCCGATGAGAACTCAGACAATCATCAATAA
- a CDS encoding HAMP domain-containing histidine kinase: MNANIPEVLMLLCQADGQVVMADRNVVSLLTDKETAGGETVPVQLSQFAMKMNCAELTAFFDSFVFKGEAVTQGSVGTGANKCRFLLRRLNGFQSVPLFAVELIPETDEQSRFAEVGRTTARLIHDFKNQMGGIKLYAAYLKKRFAANVELADGLEIADKIVQTLNEMTENASLIVKLSRPLEPKLSEVDFNSLVEQAINQLQPDIEERHLKLKTKFSQAPPLCLDTKLMFSAIITLLEREIQTSTEGAELRLKTENKGGELIFSIFDESEPLTEEQRQSFFAMVTNERMNKTSLNLALAQRIIESHGGKVAVLEAMPSGSELRVTFGI, encoded by the coding sequence ATGAATGCAAACATTCCTGAAGTGTTAATGCTTCTATGCCAAGCAGACGGCCAGGTCGTCATGGCGGATCGAAACGTGGTTTCATTGTTGACCGACAAGGAAACTGCAGGCGGGGAAACAGTTCCGGTGCAATTGTCACAATTCGCAATGAAAATGAATTGTGCTGAACTAACAGCGTTTTTTGACAGCTTCGTATTCAAAGGGGAAGCAGTCACCCAGGGTTCCGTAGGCACAGGTGCAAACAAATGCCGCTTTCTGTTGAGGCGGCTCAACGGATTTCAGTCCGTTCCTTTATTCGCGGTCGAATTGATTCCAGAGACCGACGAACAATCCAGGTTCGCGGAAGTGGGACGGACAACCGCTCGATTGATACATGACTTCAAAAACCAGATGGGCGGGATCAAGCTTTATGCTGCTTATTTGAAAAAGCGTTTCGCGGCAAATGTCGAACTGGCTGACGGCCTGGAAATCGCCGACAAGATCGTGCAGACCTTGAACGAGATGACTGAAAACGCCTCGCTCATCGTCAAACTGTCGCGCCCGCTGGAACCCAAACTGTCCGAAGTTGATTTTAATTCGCTGGTGGAACAGGCGATCAATCAGCTTCAACCCGACATTGAAGAGCGCCACTTGAAGCTGAAAACGAAATTTTCCCAGGCGCCGCCATTGTGTTTGGATACGAAACTCATGTTTTCGGCAATTATCACGTTGTTGGAACGGGAGATTCAGACTTCCACGGAAGGCGCCGAGTTACGACTTAAAACAGAAAATAAAGGTGGCGAATTGATCTTTTCAATTTTCGACGAAAGCGAGCCATTAACCGAAGAACAGCGGCAATCGTTTTTCGCGATGGTGACCAACGAACGAATGAACAAGACCTCGCTCAATCTGGCACTGGCTCAACGAATCATCGAATCACATGGCGGAAAGGTTGCTGTTTTAGAAGCAATGCCGTCGGGGTCAGAACTTAGAGTAACGTTTGGAATTTGA
- a CDS encoding SDR family oxidoreductase: MTDWNNKTALITGASYGIGEAFARRLAAEGADLILTARSVDRLEALANELRSKFDVAVAVIKSDLGQSSDWQMLFDQTEGRGQQVDLLINNAGFGAVGDFADLPLDKQLEMIQVNVSALVALSHLFVQPMLQRKSGAIIQLASTASFQGVPYFATYSGTKSFILTFSEALWAECQPFGVRVLAVCPGPTGTHFQAVAGSADANRPVKMQTPDEVVEISLKALAANQSYVVSGFGNSAMVFFERFLPRKIVTNLALKIYRPFSTRLNGSPKK, from the coding sequence ATGACAGATTGGAACAACAAAACTGCTCTGATTACCGGCGCATCTTACGGCATCGGTGAAGCCTTCGCTCGGCGGTTGGCCGCCGAAGGCGCAGATTTGATTTTAACTGCGCGGTCAGTGGATCGGCTGGAAGCCCTGGCTAATGAGCTTCGGTCAAAATTCGACGTCGCCGTTGCGGTCATCAAATCCGACTTGGGACAATCGTCGGATTGGCAAATGTTATTCGATCAAACTGAAGGTCGTGGCCAGCAAGTTGATTTGTTGATCAACAACGCCGGTTTCGGCGCAGTGGGAGATTTTGCAGACTTGCCGTTGGACAAGCAGTTGGAAATGATCCAGGTCAATGTTTCCGCACTGGTTGCGCTGAGTCATTTGTTCGTACAACCAATGCTGCAACGAAAAAGCGGCGCGATCATTCAATTGGCGTCAACGGCTTCGTTCCAGGGGGTGCCGTACTTTGCCACATATTCCGGAACAAAATCCTTCATCCTGACTTTCAGCGAAGCGCTTTGGGCGGAATGCCAACCGTTTGGCGTTCGTGTTCTGGCAGTTTGCCCCGGGCCAACCGGCACGCATTTTCAGGCAGTCGCCGGATCGGCAGACGCCAATCGTCCTGTCAAAATGCAAACACCGGATGAAGTCGTCGAAATCAGTTTGAAGGCGCTCGCCGCCAACCAAAGTTACGTCGTTTCCGGTTTTGGCAATTCAGCCATGGTCTTTTTTGAGCGCTTCCTTCCGCGAAAAATCGTGACCAATCTTGCCTTGAAGATTTATCGGCCATTTTCCACTCGCTTGAACGGAAGCCCGAAGAAGTAA
- a CDS encoding M48 family metalloprotease yields the protein MLKRQLTLFVLVISLIVGQACSSGGSLQAPPGSHSQPKFKAGINFFSPEQDVEIGRQSAEQILHETPMLNDPQISGYITNLGEKLASKAAGERFPYQFRVVATKEINAFALPGGFLFVNAGAIVAARNEGELAGVMAHEIAHAALRHGTSQASKQRIAQLGLGILGTLASGGENNDLGGAVSAIGGLGANLMFLKNGRTAEKQADIEGARILAEAGYDPRDMANFFKTLEAEGGQRVPEMLSDHPDPGNRIEYIMAEIKNLPVSANPVHDTQEFENAKARLTGKAPQLSATSQLHRIGKDPANLELGSRPPRPSAQFKGVQSQDGSFALQIPANWDTVTANQSNYIFAPKGAYGKMPNQSEDSMMVTHGIFAGAIAARGDLTSATRAFIQRQIETNADFQPVGEMKQTTLAGQTALAAAVAGPSAINGVAEIDITYTTVTADGRMFYIITIAPEDEAEAYKAAFQQILRSLRLAQ from the coding sequence ATGCTCAAAAGACAATTGACACTCTTCGTTTTGGTCATCTCGTTGATCGTGGGACAAGCCTGCAGTAGCGGAGGCAGCCTACAAGCGCCTCCGGGTTCGCATTCGCAACCGAAATTCAAAGCCGGCATCAACTTCTTTTCCCCGGAACAGGATGTTGAAATCGGGCGGCAATCGGCGGAACAGATTCTGCACGAAACCCCTATGCTGAACGATCCGCAGATTTCCGGGTACATAACAAATCTTGGCGAAAAGCTGGCGTCCAAAGCCGCGGGAGAACGGTTTCCCTATCAATTTCGCGTCGTTGCCACCAAAGAAATCAACGCGTTTGCTTTGCCAGGTGGATTCCTATTCGTCAATGCCGGAGCTATTGTCGCCGCGCGGAACGAAGGTGAATTGGCAGGAGTAATGGCGCACGAAATTGCCCACGCGGCGTTGCGCCACGGAACCAGCCAGGCTTCAAAACAACGAATCGCTCAGTTGGGCTTGGGCATTTTGGGAACGCTGGCTTCCGGCGGCGAAAACAATGATTTGGGCGGAGCCGTCAGCGCAATCGGCGGACTGGGCGCGAACCTGATGTTTCTGAAAAACGGGCGTACGGCGGAAAAACAAGCGGATATTGAAGGCGCGCGCATTCTGGCCGAAGCCGGATACGACCCGCGCGATATGGCAAACTTTTTCAAAACGCTCGAAGCTGAAGGCGGACAGCGCGTGCCGGAAATGCTCAGCGATCATCCAGACCCCGGCAACCGCATCGAATACATTATGGCGGAAATCAAAAATCTGCCCGTTTCCGCAAATCCGGTTCACGACACACAGGAATTTGAAAACGCCAAAGCGCGCCTGACCGGAAAAGCGCCGCAACTGAGCGCAACCAGCCAGCTCCACCGCATTGGCAAAGACCCGGCGAATCTGGAACTTGGTTCACGCCCGCCACGTCCCTCGGCGCAATTCAAAGGGGTTCAATCGCAAGACGGTTCCTTCGCCCTGCAAATTCCCGCCAATTGGGACACGGTGACGGCCAATCAATCGAATTATATTTTTGCTCCCAAAGGCGCGTACGGGAAGATGCCGAATCAAAGCGAGGATTCGATGATGGTCACACATGGTATTTTCGCCGGCGCAATCGCGGCACGGGGAGATCTGACCTCGGCAACGCGCGCATTCATTCAGCGCCAGATTGAAACCAACGCCGATTTCCAACCGGTTGGGGAAATGAAGCAAACAACTCTGGCTGGGCAAACGGCTTTGGCCGCAGCCGTTGCGGGGCCTTCGGCAATCAACGGCGTGGCTGAAATTGACATTACGTACACGACGGTCACCGCAGATGGGCGAATGTTTTACATCATCACCATCGCTCCCGAAGACGAAGCTGAAGCGTACAAAGCTGCCTTTCAGCAAATTTTGCGTAGCTTGCGACTGGCGCAATAG
- a CDS encoding peptidoglycan-binding protein, with product MRTQTIINKPFVNTALSLTALWLLVAFAAAQQPSTSKLPPGAHINKNEVIAVQLKLRELGYLKAGITGRLDAETSEAVKNYQRKNGLPVSGGIDSATYEKLGLPYPAPAPNDPNLAQRTGGAIKESALFGVEKGRDAGVFAATKTKEGTRYALEKGWDGGAYVTSKSKDAAKASVSGAKSASRAGGRKTISMIRRDDEDIYPELAELFFNRNDWNGVRYTVKDGMVTLKIPPRSNVDVGNMAAEVRKIAGVRSVLVVML from the coding sequence ATGAGAACTCAGACAATCATCAATAAGCCCTTCGTAAATACGGCATTGTCCCTGACCGCCCTGTGGCTGCTTGTCGCCTTCGCGGCAGCGCAACAACCATCAACGAGCAAACTGCCGCCTGGCGCGCATATCAATAAAAATGAAGTCATCGCAGTGCAACTGAAGCTGCGAGAATTGGGGTATCTAAAAGCTGGAATCACAGGACGACTCGACGCTGAAACCAGTGAAGCCGTCAAAAACTATCAACGCAAAAATGGTTTGCCTGTCAGCGGCGGCATTGACTCAGCAACGTATGAAAAACTTGGCCTGCCCTATCCGGCTCCGGCACCCAATGACCCGAATCTGGCTCAACGAACCGGTGGAGCGATTAAAGAAAGTGCATTATTCGGAGTAGAAAAGGGCCGCGATGCTGGTGTGTTCGCCGCCACGAAAACCAAGGAAGGCACACGTTACGCATTGGAAAAAGGATGGGATGGAGGCGCTTACGTTACATCTAAATCAAAAGATGCAGCCAAAGCTTCTGTGAGTGGGGCCAAAAGCGCAAGCCGGGCTGGAGGCCGAAAAACCATCTCGATGATTCGCCGTGATGATGAAGATATTTATCCGGAACTCGCGGAGCTTTTCTTCAATCGCAATGATTGGAATGGAGTACGCTATACGGTGAAAGACGGGATGGTCACGTTGAAGATTCCACCTAGAAGCAATGTTGATGTGGGAAATATGGCTGCGGAAGTGCGGAAAATTGCCGGAGTTAGATCGGTTCTTGTTGTAATGCTGTAA